The proteins below are encoded in one region of Myxococcales bacterium:
- a CDS encoding thermonuclease family protein encodes MATDGNIKFKVRLAAMDAPERGQPYSKVAKHLLSEYVLDESILIRPVGSGLDRYGRVLGHVSVNNKDVALRLIEEGLASYYRPTCQDYPADKKKYNYEPALYVQAEQQARQKKRNMWSEASVILACSYRRQPKHP; translated from the coding sequence GTGGCCACCGATGGCAATATCAAATTCAAAGTTCGCTTGGCCGCCATGGATGCTCCAGAGCGCGGGCAGCCCTACAGCAAAGTCGCCAAGCATCTACTAAGCGAATACGTGCTCGATGAAAGCATTTTGATTCGACCCGTGGGCAGCGGCCTTGACCGATATGGACGCGTACTCGGCCATGTCAGCGTCAACAACAAAGACGTCGCGCTTCGCCTCATTGAAGAAGGTCTCGCCAGCTACTATCGCCCCACATGTCAGGATTATCCAGCCGATAAAAAGAAATACAACTATGAGCCGGCGCTCTATGTCCAAGCGGAGCAGCAAGCCAGGCAAAAGAAAAGAAACATGTGGTCCGAAGCTTCTGTCATCTTAGCTTGCAGCTATCGACGACAGCCAAAGCATCCATAA
- a CDS encoding sigma-70 family RNA polymerase sigma factor — protein MKHTEWIEEALREHERSLLNFASSMVGPHYAAEAVQETFLRLCQQEQQSVSGHLRAWLFSVCKNLCRDILRKRRHLMGALETDGLQSQEAAPALHVEKQQELTRIRHWMQTLPASQQEVLSLKFSSELSYKEIAEVMDMSTSQVGVLLHRAVSSLKDKMNKEQEKGGKHE, from the coding sequence ATGAAACACACCGAATGGATTGAAGAAGCACTGAGGGAACATGAACGATCACTCCTTAATTTCGCGAGCAGCATGGTTGGACCGCATTACGCGGCCGAAGCCGTGCAAGAAACTTTCTTGCGACTTTGTCAGCAAGAGCAACAAAGCGTGTCAGGACACCTTCGCGCCTGGCTCTTTAGTGTCTGCAAAAATCTATGCCGAGACATCTTGCGCAAAAGGCGGCATCTAATGGGAGCCTTGGAGACCGACGGTTTACAAAGCCAAGAAGCAGCTCCTGCTCTGCACGTTGAAAAGCAGCAAGAACTTACACGCATCCGCCATTGGATGCAAACGCTTCCGGCTTCTCAACAAGAAGTTCTTTCCCTGAAGTTTTCTTCTGAGCTTTCGTACAAGGAAATCGCCGAGGTCATGGATATGAGCACATCGCAAGTGGGCGTGCTGCTGCACCGCGCCGTAAGCAGCCTCAAAGACAAGATGAACAAAGAACAAGAGAAAGGAGGCAAGCATGAATAA
- a CDS encoding von Willebrand factor type A domain-containing protein: MNKEEQQARLLAYLLDELGAQERQAVEEQLAQSQSLRDEAEALKSTVHMLQTLAQSELALDESQRQKVREAAKEQTVTSAEHSSSPLAWLKQVPGQWWAAAALSAAAVGSVMIWAGGVATVQRFQGEESASAKPFERQSDNPVAFNSTTMEFAKEARPARNALRRSRRKQATAADPLTGIGYGSGGVVAAPASPNFNTERYAALNESGFQNTISSPFSTFSIDVDTASYSVTRRHLQNGELPPTDAVRIEELLNYFRYDYPEPKAGKPFSVSTDLAKAPWQPQHRLLRVALKGREIAPDERKRANLVFLIDVSGSMADENKLPLLKRGFKMLTESLKTQDRVAIVVYAGASGVVLPSTPGNQRQRIDAALDELYSGGSTNGGEGINLAYHIAKQNFDPEGINRVILATDGDFNVGQSSDAELKHLIEKHAQSGVFLSVLGFGEGNYNDAGLEQLADRGNGNYAYIDNLREARKVLVEQLAGTLITIAKDVKIQVEFNPKKVASYRLIGYENRRLSNQDFNDDSKDAGEIGAGHTVTALYEIVPVGVKSNAPSVDPLKYQKPAAHTVLSKSDEWATVKLRYKEPRAHQSKRIEHIVSGSTPIQMRPDFAFAAAVAEFGLLLSDSSHKARANLTQVLTLARQGSAGPLANTERREFIELVKAAMRLKG; this comes from the coding sequence ATGAATAAAGAAGAACAACAAGCCAGGCTGCTTGCCTATCTATTGGATGAACTCGGTGCACAGGAGCGTCAAGCTGTCGAAGAGCAACTCGCTCAATCGCAGAGCTTGCGAGACGAAGCCGAAGCGCTCAAAAGCACCGTGCACATGCTTCAAACACTTGCTCAAAGCGAACTTGCGTTAGATGAGAGCCAACGGCAGAAAGTTCGTGAAGCTGCCAAAGAGCAGACAGTCACAAGTGCGGAGCACAGCTCTTCACCACTCGCTTGGCTAAAACAAGTTCCAGGACAATGGTGGGCTGCTGCAGCTCTATCGGCCGCAGCAGTAGGTAGTGTGATGATCTGGGCTGGCGGAGTGGCCACTGTTCAGCGGTTTCAAGGAGAAGAATCGGCGAGCGCCAAACCGTTCGAGAGGCAATCGGACAACCCGGTCGCCTTTAACTCAACAACCATGGAATTCGCTAAAGAAGCACGCCCGGCGCGCAATGCGCTTCGAAGGTCACGACGCAAGCAAGCCACGGCAGCCGACCCGCTTACAGGGATAGGCTACGGAAGTGGAGGTGTTGTCGCTGCACCCGCATCCCCGAACTTTAATACCGAGCGCTATGCAGCCCTCAACGAGTCAGGTTTTCAAAACACTATCTCTTCTCCGTTTTCAACCTTTTCGATTGATGTAGATACAGCATCTTATTCGGTCACGCGTCGACATTTGCAAAACGGAGAACTGCCCCCGACGGACGCAGTGCGCATCGAAGAACTGCTTAACTATTTTCGCTACGATTATCCGGAACCGAAAGCGGGCAAGCCTTTCAGCGTCAGTACGGACTTAGCGAAAGCACCGTGGCAGCCCCAGCATCGTTTGTTGCGCGTTGCGCTCAAGGGTCGCGAGATCGCACCAGACGAACGCAAGCGCGCCAACTTGGTGTTTTTGATTGATGTCTCGGGCTCAATGGCCGATGAAAACAAACTGCCCTTGCTTAAGCGCGGCTTTAAGATGCTCACCGAATCGCTCAAGACCCAAGACCGCGTAGCGATTGTGGTCTATGCCGGCGCATCCGGTGTGGTTTTGCCGAGCACGCCCGGAAATCAGCGGCAGCGCATCGATGCCGCATTGGATGAGCTTTACTCCGGCGGCTCGACCAATGGCGGAGAAGGCATTAACTTGGCCTATCACATTGCCAAGCAAAACTTCGATCCCGAAGGCATCAACCGCGTGATCTTGGCCACCGATGGCGATTTCAATGTCGGACAAAGCAGCGATGCTGAACTCAAACACTTGATTGAAAAGCACGCCCAGAGTGGGGTGTTTCTCAGCGTACTTGGCTTTGGCGAGGGCAACTACAACGATGCGGGTCTGGAACAACTGGCGGACCGCGGCAACGGCAACTATGCTTACATCGATAATCTACGCGAAGCGCGCAAAGTGCTCGTCGAACAACTTGCCGGAACACTGATCACCATTGCTAAAGACGTGAAAATCCAAGTGGAGTTCAACCCCAAGAAAGTCGCAAGCTATCGTTTGATTGGCTATGAAAACCGTCGTCTTAGCAATCAAGACTTCAACGACGATAGCAAAGACGCTGGCGAAATCGGCGCAGGCCACACGGTGACGGCGCTTTATGAAATCGTGCCGGTGGGCGTCAAAAGCAATGCCCCGAGCGTGGATCCGTTGAAGTACCAAAAGCCTGCGGCGCACACCGTGCTTAGCAAAAGTGATGAATGGGCCACGGTTAAGCTTCGATATAAGGAGCCTCGTGCACATCAAAGCAAGCGCATCGAGCACATCGTAAGTGGCAGTACCCCTATCCAGATGCGCCCCGACTTTGCCTTTGCTGCAGCTGTGGCGGAGTTTGGTTTATTGCTTAGTGACTCAAGCCATAAAGCACGCGCCAACCTTACTCAAGTGCTGACGCTTGCCAGGCAAGGCAGCGCTGGCCCATTGGCAAACACCGAACGCCGTGAGTTTATCGAACTTGTAAAAGCAGCCATGCGTTTGAAAGGATGA
- a CDS encoding AgmX/PglI C-terminal domain-containing protein yields the protein MKLLEKKANVFEKRALNIAILWNDDVLYAEHLRLPNHFVLSSSDTEHPKFVSPEGLIKDESLSLLHCDPDGSFRIVIPEEAFIEHAPLDMPEGKIEQQVSVSPRDGEHLAFRLDEICFHFSLSDGAQHPLPLNPIDWRATKYSLASLLFHFLLVMGMWLMPPSSSSLAIELLSPDSALVDYVHDANERETEHILVSVGHDNASSSAPEAMQGDAGQLGRPDEKAKSGRAQYHGQGSTRLSPMLMAESAGILGVLLASTGALHSSDSPYAKDRALGIDAETFWGSYEGVPGTQFGFNGLGPHGTGIGGGGDANGSKPLARIGGLGNDGGGDYGLIRGTLDLKGRQSHAPRVSSQQATVTGTLSKEVIRRVVRRNINTVRYCYEQTLRERPDLEGRITMRFVIAEGGSVISADVLSRASDIQHTELSQCMSESIRRWNFPQPEGGGVVIVSYPFMFASGG from the coding sequence GTGAAGTTATTGGAGAAAAAAGCAAACGTTTTTGAGAAACGAGCCCTTAATATTGCCATTCTTTGGAACGACGATGTGCTTTATGCAGAGCATTTGCGCTTGCCCAATCACTTTGTGCTTTCATCGTCGGATACTGAGCATCCAAAATTTGTCAGTCCTGAGGGACTCATCAAGGACGAGTCCCTCTCGTTGTTGCACTGCGATCCAGACGGCTCTTTTCGCATTGTTATTCCAGAAGAAGCCTTCATTGAGCACGCGCCTTTAGACATGCCGGAAGGAAAGATCGAGCAACAGGTCTCGGTTTCGCCGCGCGATGGCGAGCATTTGGCTTTTCGTCTGGATGAGATTTGCTTTCATTTCTCCCTTAGCGATGGAGCTCAGCACCCTTTACCCCTCAATCCGATCGACTGGCGAGCGACGAAATACAGTCTAGCTTCGTTGCTCTTTCATTTTTTGCTTGTCATGGGTATGTGGCTGATGCCGCCCTCTTCTTCATCGCTAGCGATTGAACTGCTTAGCCCCGATAGCGCACTCGTTGATTATGTGCACGACGCCAATGAACGCGAAACGGAACATATTCTTGTGAGCGTGGGCCACGACAATGCAAGTTCATCGGCTCCCGAAGCGATGCAAGGCGATGCAGGCCAGCTTGGCCGCCCCGATGAAAAAGCAAAAAGCGGCCGTGCTCAGTATCATGGCCAAGGCTCAACGCGGCTCTCGCCGATGCTAATGGCCGAGAGCGCGGGCATTCTTGGCGTACTGCTTGCATCCACCGGCGCACTGCACAGCAGTGATTCACCCTACGCGAAAGATCGCGCACTTGGCATCGATGCTGAGACCTTTTGGGGAAGCTATGAAGGGGTTCCCGGAACGCAATTTGGTTTCAACGGCCTCGGACCACATGGCACCGGTATCGGCGGTGGCGGTGATGCCAATGGATCCAAACCACTAGCCAGGATCGGAGGACTGGGAAACGACGGGGGAGGCGATTACGGACTTATTCGAGGCACCCTTGATCTTAAAGGACGGCAAAGTCATGCCCCACGTGTCAGTTCGCAGCAAGCGACGGTTACCGGAACGCTATCTAAAGAAGTGATTCGCCGAGTGGTAAGACGCAACATCAACACGGTGCGCTACTGCTACGAGCAAACGCTGCGCGAGCGCCCAGATCTTGAAGGACGTATCACCATGAGATTTGTGATTGCTGAGGGCGGCTCAGTCATCTCAGCGGACGTTTTATCGCGAGCAAGCGACATTCAGCACACGGAGCTCAGCCAATGCATGAGCGAGAGCATCCGTCGCTGGAACTTCCCACAACCTGAAGGTGGCGGAGTGGTCATCGTAAGTTATCCCTTTATGTTTGCTTCAGGCGGCTAG
- a CDS encoding outer membrane lipoprotein carrier protein LolA, with translation MKRLRIYLTVCAFILGIPTGSFAADPKVDAKTVAAYVQTFYDQTKSVAASFYQTYYYKLYQRYERSKGEVLFVKPGKMLWNYAKPNGKKILANSKSLQIFEPGEEGSAGQLFEQDMKNAQLPKAMSFLTGTSRLADDFHFRLLESASWKFNGYVLELRPQKPDPNFDRILFFVDADPSRRGVVHRVLIIDHSGNRNKFEFSKLKFNKPVPTNTFAWKPPKGTRRIKP, from the coding sequence ATGAAACGACTACGAATTTATCTCACGGTATGCGCTTTTATACTGGGGATTCCGACCGGATCCTTCGCGGCGGACCCAAAAGTCGATGCAAAAACGGTCGCAGCCTATGTCCAGACCTTTTACGATCAGACCAAAAGCGTCGCGGCCAGTTTCTACCAAACGTACTACTACAAACTTTACCAGCGCTACGAGCGTTCCAAGGGTGAGGTCTTGTTTGTCAAACCCGGCAAAATGCTTTGGAACTACGCCAAGCCTAACGGCAAAAAAATCCTTGCCAATAGCAAGAGTCTGCAAATATTTGAGCCAGGTGAGGAAGGCAGCGCCGGTCAGCTCTTTGAGCAAGACATGAAAAACGCCCAGTTGCCCAAAGCCATGTCTTTTCTTACCGGTACCAGCCGCTTGGCCGATGATTTTCATTTTCGCCTGCTTGAATCGGCGTCATGGAAGTTTAATGGATACGTGCTTGAGCTGCGGCCGCAAAAACCTGATCCGAACTTTGATCGTATCTTGTTTTTTGTGGATGCCGATCCATCAAGACGCGGGGTAGTGCATCGTGTGCTGATCATTGACCACAGCGGCAATCGCAATAAGTTTGAGTTCTCAAAACTCAAGTTCAACAAGCCAGTCCCTACGAACACCTTCGCATGGAAGCCGCCAAAAGGAACCCGCCGCATAAAACCTTAA
- the murF gene encoding UDP-N-acetylmuramoyl-tripeptide--D-alanyl-D-alanine ligase, which yields MFAALDIQGSVQSQIQFPVLSTDTRNLRPGSVFVALQGAKHDGHDFLTAAAASGAALAVVQRIPEGSAPLPLLCVNDTLLAFGHMARSKRRHLSAKVIAVVGSNGKTSTRDMLSAILSDFFCVHSTKNNENNLIGVPKTLLEAKQDNDIVIVELGTSKKGEIARAASMAEPDIVVFTSLSDEHLEGLGDSAGVFQEECSVFQYLRPSAKAFIPSHLRNVIRVARLFAEDVHLVPSVAGSAQGAPSQAYIDKRGFARFFFEGNYLSIPYAALAFADNASLALHVAKSLGMSSAQAQSALQGMRPTPLRAELRLVGGFRVLADCYNANPASFRVAIETMEQLQGRRIAFIGTMDELGKQSTVLHQQVAQQIATAGFDRIVAIGKFAEVFAKRPLFSSTPCILAQSVEQGFELLRAQLVGGEAILFKASRRLRLERFIDQLVQSP from the coding sequence ATGTTCGCTGCGCTTGACATTCAAGGAAGCGTACAAAGCCAGATACAGTTTCCTGTGCTCAGCACAGACACTCGCAACTTGCGCCCTGGTTCGGTATTCGTAGCCCTGCAAGGAGCGAAGCACGATGGACATGATTTTCTCACAGCGGCAGCAGCTTCGGGAGCGGCTCTAGCAGTGGTTCAACGGATTCCCGAAGGAAGCGCGCCTCTACCCCTGCTTTGTGTAAATGATACCTTGTTAGCCTTTGGACATATGGCTCGCAGTAAACGTCGACATCTTTCGGCGAAAGTCATTGCCGTTGTCGGATCAAACGGCAAAACCTCAACCCGGGACATGCTGAGTGCTATACTGTCTGATTTTTTTTGCGTCCATTCAACGAAGAACAATGAAAACAATCTGATTGGCGTGCCCAAAACTCTGCTCGAAGCAAAGCAGGACAACGATATTGTCATTGTGGAGCTGGGCACAAGTAAAAAGGGAGAGATAGCGCGTGCTGCATCCATGGCCGAGCCTGACATTGTAGTGTTTACCTCGTTGAGCGACGAGCATCTTGAAGGTCTTGGCGATAGTGCTGGCGTGTTTCAAGAGGAGTGTTCTGTGTTCCAGTACTTGCGCCCTTCAGCAAAGGCCTTTATTCCAAGTCATCTTCGCAATGTCATCCGCGTAGCGCGTCTTTTCGCTGAAGATGTTCATCTGGTACCCAGTGTAGCAGGATCAGCACAGGGCGCACCAAGCCAAGCTTATATTGATAAACGAGGATTTGCGCGATTTTTTTTTGAAGGAAACTACTTAAGCATTCCCTATGCCGCCTTGGCCTTTGCAGACAATGCCAGCTTGGCGCTTCATGTTGCAAAGTCACTTGGAATGAGCTCGGCACAGGCTCAAAGCGCGTTGCAGGGGATGAGACCGACGCCGCTGCGTGCAGAGTTGCGGCTTGTTGGTGGCTTCCGCGTCCTAGCTGACTGCTACAACGCGAACCCAGCCAGCTTTAGAGTCGCGATTGAGACGATGGAGCAACTCCAAGGCAGGCGAATAGCTTTCATCGGAACCATGGACGAACTGGGAAAACAAAGTACCGTACTCCACCAGCAGGTCGCGCAACAAATCGCTACTGCAGGCTTTGATCGCATCGTGGCTATCGGCAAGTTTGCCGAGGTCTTTGCCAAAAGGCCTTTGTTTAGTTCAACGCCATGCATTTTGGCTCAAAGTGTTGAGCAGGGTTTCGAGCTACTCCGCGCGCAGCTTGTAGGCGGAGAGGCTATCCTTTTCAAAGCCTCGCGCCGCTTGAGACTAGAGCGTTTCATTGATCAATTGGTTCAAAGCCCTTGA
- the bioD gene encoding dethiobiotin synthase has protein sequence MVSCALIAALRHAGLRAVGMKPIASGSQMTSQGLRNDDALRLQAAGRVAEYNLVNPFAYEAPIAPHIAAAQTHVPIELGPIVESFSQLAKISDTVVVEGAGGFRVPLDIHGTTMAEIPKQLGLDVVMVVAIRLGCLNHALLTAEAIQSEGLRLIGWVANCVDENVPFSNEQIATLCTALNVPLMGRLPLFDLKQSLSPETIAGYLTIDYLVSDARKAEL, from the coding sequence ATGGTAAGCTGTGCACTTATTGCTGCACTTCGCCATGCTGGTCTGCGGGCCGTTGGAATGAAGCCGATAGCTTCGGGAAGTCAAATGACATCCCAGGGGCTTCGTAACGATGATGCCTTGCGTCTTCAAGCAGCGGGAAGGGTCGCTGAGTATAATCTTGTCAATCCCTTTGCATACGAAGCTCCAATTGCACCGCACATCGCGGCGGCGCAAACGCATGTTCCCATTGAACTTGGTCCCATTGTTGAGTCTTTCTCTCAACTTGCTAAAATCTCCGATACTGTGGTTGTGGAAGGAGCAGGGGGCTTTCGTGTACCCCTTGATATCCACGGCACGACCATGGCTGAGATCCCCAAGCAGCTCGGGCTTGATGTTGTCATGGTCGTGGCCATTCGATTGGGCTGCCTAAACCATGCTTTGCTTACGGCCGAAGCAATACAATCTGAGGGGCTACGGCTAATCGGATGGGTAGCCAACTGCGTAGATGAAAACGTTCCTTTTTCGAACGAACAAATCGCAACGCTTTGTACGGCATTGAATGTACCACTTATGGGTAGATTGCCCCTTTTTGATTTAAAGCAAAGCCTTTCACCCGAGACCATCGCCGGGTACTTGACGATCGATTATCTCGTGTCAGATGCGAGAAAAGCAGAACTTTAG
- a CDS encoding 50S ribosome-binding GTPase, whose protein sequence is MLRWRIESVKDTSKTKAPAYSKEVLRFIVAGSVDDGKSTLIGRLLTDSQAVHDDQLAHIREASKRRGDERADLALLTDGLRAEREQGITIDVAYRYFSTPKRKFIIADAPGHAQYTRNMVTGASTADLAVILVDARHGVLDQTRRHTAVVSLLGVKHVVFAINKMDRCDYDESVFESIRQELSQFVAKLPVRDVTFLPISALDGDNVVHESKRMPWHRGRSLLHLLETVHIASDHNFIDARFIVQHVIRSQSLADYRGYSGVVASGVFRVGDELVVLPSMERSRIAKIELYGESIEEAHPSMPATIVLEDHLDVSRGDMLCRPANLPSIASDLATMLVWLGERPLQVGQEYLIKHTFRWVRAIVIAIDYELDLHTLHRKPKSSGLERNAIGRVRFRTKTPLFFDSYERNRMTGSFIIVDEQSNETSGAAVLRPINTSVEQLSKQRQYKGLGYS, encoded by the coding sequence ATGCTGCGATGGAGGATCGAAAGCGTGAAGGATACTTCTAAAACCAAAGCCCCGGCTTATTCAAAAGAAGTCTTGCGATTTATCGTTGCAGGCAGTGTCGATGATGGAAAGTCTACACTAATTGGCCGTCTGCTCACCGATAGTCAGGCAGTTCACGATGATCAGCTGGCGCACATCAGGGAGGCAAGCAAACGCCGGGGCGATGAGCGTGCAGACCTTGCATTGCTCACTGACGGCCTTCGTGCGGAGCGAGAACAAGGGATAACGATTGACGTGGCTTATCGCTATTTCTCGACACCAAAGAGGAAATTTATTATTGCCGATGCACCGGGTCACGCTCAGTACACGCGCAACATGGTCACTGGTGCGAGCACGGCCGACCTTGCGGTGATACTCGTTGATGCGCGCCACGGTGTACTCGATCAGACTCGTCGCCACACTGCGGTCGTCTCCTTGCTTGGAGTCAAGCATGTTGTTTTTGCTATCAACAAGATGGACCGTTGCGATTACGATGAAAGTGTTTTTGAAAGCATTCGACAAGAGCTTTCCCAGTTCGTTGCAAAGCTGCCGGTACGCGATGTGACTTTCCTTCCGATCAGTGCATTGGATGGTGACAACGTCGTGCACGAAAGCAAACGAATGCCGTGGCATCGAGGTCGCTCCTTGCTTCATTTGCTTGAGACGGTGCATATTGCATCGGATCATAATTTTATTGACGCACGTTTTATTGTGCAACACGTCATAAGGTCACAGAGTCTTGCTGATTACCGAGGCTATTCGGGAGTTGTAGCGAGTGGGGTGTTTCGTGTTGGTGATGAACTTGTCGTTCTGCCGAGCATGGAACGTAGCCGGATTGCGAAGATCGAACTGTACGGGGAGTCCATAGAAGAAGCCCATCCCTCCATGCCTGCAACCATTGTTTTGGAAGATCACTTGGACGTTTCTCGTGGCGATATGCTGTGCAGACCTGCCAACCTCCCGAGTATTGCAAGTGATCTTGCAACGATGCTTGTCTGGTTAGGAGAAAGACCCTTGCAAGTTGGACAAGAATATCTCATCAAACACACGTTTCGTTGGGTGCGTGCCATAGTGATTGCGATCGATTACGAGTTGGATCTTCATACCTTGCATCGCAAGCCTAAGTCTTCTGGGCTTGAACGAAATGCGATCGGGCGAGTGCGCTTCCGTACCAAGACACCGCTATTCTTTGATAGCTACGAGCGCAACCGAATGACGGGTTCATTTATTATTGTCGACGAGCAAAGCAACGAGACAAGCGGGGCAGCGGTGCTACGTCCGATTAACACCTCGGTCGAACAGCTCTCAAAGCAAAGGCAGTACAAAGGTCTGGGATATTCGTGA
- a CDS encoding sulfate adenylyltransferase subunit 2, with amino-acid sequence MVNRESKPIHLLALEAEAIFVFREMYHEMSKPVLLFSGGKDSLVLLHLAQKAFRPAAMPFAIMHVDTGHNFPEIIALRDQIVRENKIDLIVASVQKSIDEGRVMDPTGLRASRNRLQTVTLLDALKDYGFDAAVGGGRRDEDRARAKERVFSHRDVDGQWNPKNQRLELWSLYNGRINPGEHFRVFPLSNWTELDVWEYIRAQNIRMPDLYFAKKRSVFERDGMLYAPSSFIKQLPHEKVFEEMVRFRTIGDMTCTGAVRSNATTIDSVVNEVASARVTERGATRADDRTSDAAMEDRKREGYF; translated from the coding sequence GTGGTGAATCGCGAATCAAAACCGATCCATTTGCTTGCCCTCGAGGCTGAGGCAATTTTCGTATTTCGGGAGATGTACCACGAAATGTCAAAGCCGGTGCTGCTGTTCAGTGGCGGGAAGGACTCACTTGTGCTGCTGCATCTGGCCCAAAAAGCCTTTCGACCGGCAGCCATGCCCTTTGCGATTATGCACGTCGATACTGGACATAACTTCCCGGAAATTATCGCGTTGCGCGATCAGATTGTGCGCGAGAATAAAATCGATTTAATTGTAGCCAGTGTCCAAAAATCGATTGATGAAGGTCGGGTGATGGACCCGACTGGCTTGCGGGCAAGTAGGAATCGCTTACAGACGGTGACCTTGCTTGATGCCCTAAAGGATTACGGTTTTGATGCTGCAGTCGGCGGGGGACGACGCGATGAGGACAGAGCGCGGGCCAAAGAGCGCGTGTTTAGCCACCGCGATGTGGATGGCCAGTGGAACCCCAAGAACCAACGCTTGGAGCTATGGTCGCTTTACAACGGACGCATCAATCCGGGCGAGCATTTTAGAGTATTTCCACTTAGCAACTGGACGGAGCTTGACGTTTGGGAATACATCCGCGCGCAGAACATCAGGATGCCTGACTTGTACTTCGCGAAGAAGCGTTCAGTGTTCGAACGAGACGGTATGCTTTATGCGCCATCATCTTTTATAAAACAATTGCCACACGAAAAGGTCTTTGAAGAGATGGTGCGTTTTCGCACCATTGGCGACATGACTTGCACAGGCGCTGTTCGCTCGAACGCGACTACGATCGATAGTGTTGTTAACGAGGTGGCTTCGGCTCGTGTGACGGAGCGTGGCGCGACCCGAGCGGATGATCGCACAAGTGATGCTGCGATGGAGGATCGAAAGCGTGAAGGATACTTCTAA